From the genome of Haloarcula taiwanensis:
ATCGTGACCGTGTCACCGACCGCGAGGTCGAGACAGTCGGGTGCGTGAGCCGGAACGCGGCTCCGCCGCTTCATGAAGCGGTCGTATTTCGGCACCTTCACGTCGTACTCGCGCTCGACGACAACGGTCTTCTCCATGTCAGTGGAGGCTACCTCGCCGTTCAGTGTCTGTCCGCGCACGGAGAGCTCTCCGTGGAACGGGCAGTTCTGATCGGCACAGGTTTCCTCCGGTTCCTGTACGTTCAGTCCTAGCGCCATAGTGAATCTCCTGTGTTCTCTGTGCGACGAGCGGGACGCGCGACGAGTCGGTCGCCGTCGACCTGGACTCGCTGTCCGTCGACGCCGAACGAAAAGGTCGCGCTGTCCTTCGGCACGTGCCACACCCGGTCAGTCCCCTCGACCGTCAGCATCTGTGTCGTCTCCATGACGACAGTGCCGCTGATACCGACGGCGTCCGGGTTGGACGCCGCGACGACCTCACAGTCGAGGCCGACGAGTTCGTGTCGTGGGAGCGTCTCGGGTGTCAGTGGCATTATTCGTTCTCCTGCAGGTCGCCTTCTTCGCCCTGAATCGTCTTGATGCGGGCGATGGCCTTCCGCAGCTCCTTGATGCGACCGGGGTTTTCCGGCGCACCACCCGCGGCCTGCACGGCCCGGGCGTTCAGCAGTTCGGTCTTCAGGTCGTCGAGTTCCGCCTCGCGCTCGGCGGGCGTCATGTCCCGAATTTCCTGGACGTGGAGGACAGTCATTCGTCCTCACCCTCCTCGTCCATTTCGTCCATCAGCTCTTCGGCTTCCGCCTCGACGTCTTCGTCGAGTTCCTCGTCGACGGCCTCTTCGAGTTCGTCGACATCGACGTCCTCGACATCGTCGTCGGTCGGGACTTCGACGTCTTCCTCGACGATTTCCTCGTCGACGAACTCCTCGTCGGACTCGGCGTCGTCGGTGGCCCCGGCGGCCACGTCCTCGTCGAGTTCCTCGGCGGTT
Proteins encoded in this window:
- a CDS encoding 30S ribosomal protein S17, which encodes MALGLNVQEPEETCADQNCPFHGELSVRGQTLNGEVASTDMEKTVVVEREYDVKVPKYDRFMKRRSRVPAHAPDCLDLAVGDTVTIAECRPLSKTKSHVVVSAGSDEAANDEQDGDA
- a CDS encoding ribonuclease P, whose protein sequence is MPLTPETLPRHELVGLDCEVVAASNPDAVGISGTVVMETTQMLTVEGTDRVWHVPKDSATFSFGVDGQRVQVDGDRLVARPARRTENTGDSLWR
- a CDS encoding 50S ribosomal protein L29, whose product is MTVLHVQEIRDMTPAEREAELDDLKTELLNARAVQAAGGAPENPGRIKELRKAIARIKTIQGEEGDLQENE